One genomic region from Streptomyces sp. NBC_01431 encodes:
- a CDS encoding cystathionine beta-synthase, producing MRFHDSMISLVGNTPLVRLNSVTQGIQATVLAKVEYFNPGGSVKDRIAVRMIEAAEQSGALKPGGTIVEPTSGNTGVGLAIVAQQKGYKCIFVCPDKVSTDKINVLRAYGAEVVVCPTAVDPEHPDSYYNVSDRLVRETPGAWKPDQYSNPNNPRSHYETTGPELWEQTEGKITHFVAGVGTGGTISGTGRYLKEASDGKVKIVGADPEGSVYSGGSGRPYLVEGVGEDFWPTAYDQSVTDEIVAVSDKDSFQMTRRLAKEEGLLVGGSCGMAVVAALKVAEGLGPDDVVVVLLPDSGRGYLSKIFNDEWMADYGFLEEAGPSARVSDVLGFKEAGHLPSLVHMHPEETVGEAIEVLREYGVSQMPIVKPGAGHPDVMAAEVIGSVVERELLDALFTQRASLGDALEKHMSAPLPQVGSGEPVADLMSVLGKADAAIVLVEGKPTGVVSRQDLLAFLARTAQ from the coding sequence AACAGTGTGACCCAGGGCATCCAGGCGACGGTCCTGGCCAAGGTCGAGTACTTCAACCCGGGCGGCTCGGTGAAGGACCGGATCGCCGTCCGCATGATCGAGGCGGCCGAGCAGTCCGGCGCGCTCAAGCCCGGCGGCACGATCGTCGAGCCCACCAGTGGCAACACGGGTGTGGGCCTGGCCATCGTGGCCCAGCAGAAGGGCTACAAGTGCATCTTCGTCTGCCCTGACAAGGTCTCCACGGACAAGATCAACGTGCTGCGGGCGTACGGCGCCGAGGTCGTGGTCTGCCCGACGGCGGTCGACCCGGAGCACCCGGACTCGTACTACAACGTCTCGGACCGGCTGGTTCGCGAGACGCCCGGGGCCTGGAAGCCGGACCAGTACAGCAACCCGAACAACCCCCGTTCGCACTACGAGACCACCGGTCCCGAGCTGTGGGAGCAGACGGAGGGGAAGATCACCCACTTCGTCGCGGGCGTCGGCACCGGCGGCACCATCTCCGGCACCGGCCGCTACCTCAAGGAGGCGAGCGACGGCAAGGTGAAGATCGTCGGCGCCGACCCGGAGGGCTCCGTCTACAGCGGCGGCTCCGGCCGCCCGTACCTGGTGGAGGGCGTCGGCGAGGACTTCTGGCCGACCGCCTACGACCAGAGCGTCACGGACGAGATCGTCGCGGTGTCCGACAAGGACTCCTTCCAGATGACCCGGCGCCTCGCCAAGGAGGAGGGCCTGCTCGTCGGCGGCTCCTGCGGCATGGCCGTGGTGGCCGCGCTGAAGGTCGCCGAGGGCCTCGGCCCCGACGACGTGGTGGTCGTGCTCCTGCCGGACTCCGGCCGTGGCTACCTCTCGAAGATCTTCAACGACGAGTGGATGGCGGACTACGGCTTCCTGGAGGAGGCGGGCCCCTCGGCGCGCGTCTCCGACGTGCTCGGCTTCAAGGAGGCCGGCCACCTGCCCTCGCTCGTGCACATGCACCCCGAGGAGACGGTCGGCGAGGCCATCGAGGTGCTGCGCGAGTACGGCGTCTCGCAGATGCCGATCGTGAAGCCGGGCGCGGGGCACCCCGATGTGATGGCCGCCGAGGTCATCGGCTCGGTGGTCGAACGCGAGCTGCTCGACGCCCTGTTCACCCAGCGTGCCTCGCTCGGTGACGCGCTGGAGAAGCACATGAGCGCGCCGCTGCCGCAGGTCGGCTCGGGCGAGCCGGTCGCCGACCTGATGTCCGTGCTCGGCAAGGCGGACGCGGCGATCGTGCTCGTCGAGGGCAAGCCGACCGGTGTGGTCAGCCGCCAGGACCTGCTGGCTTTCCTGGCCCGCACCGCGCAGTAA
- a CDS encoding GNAT family N-acetyltransferase, whose amino-acid sequence MVRPGDLGAGELEAWRELRAKSGAPANPFMEPEFTLAVGRVRSSARVAVVYEGAEPAAFFPYEKGKVGQGRAIGFGVSDCQGIVGRPEIALDQGELLRSCGLSSWEFDNLEAGQSLFAPDAAASYASFVIDVGAGYAAYETTLRQQSPKFFKTTTAKERRLGRQAGEVRFVFDERDPAALAQLMEWKSAQYRRTGRRDRFAQDWINTLVQQLAHTRAPGCSGLLSVLYVADQPVAAHFGLRSATVLACWFPAYDPEFAKYSPGLVLHLRMAEAAAAEGIGMLDLGRGAAEYKDALKTGEIPVYEGASTRPGAGAVLHWIGREPSRRAHGFVRDRPRLAELAQRGLKQAGRLRGVGK is encoded by the coding sequence GTGGTGAGACCCGGCGATCTGGGCGCCGGGGAACTGGAAGCGTGGCGGGAGCTGCGGGCCAAGTCCGGCGCGCCGGCGAATCCCTTCATGGAGCCCGAGTTCACCCTGGCGGTCGGCCGGGTGCGGTCCTCGGCGCGGGTGGCCGTGGTGTACGAGGGGGCCGAGCCCGCCGCCTTCTTCCCGTACGAGAAGGGGAAGGTGGGGCAGGGGCGGGCCATCGGGTTCGGGGTATCGGACTGCCAGGGCATCGTCGGGCGCCCCGAAATCGCTCTGGATCAGGGCGAGTTGCTGCGCTCCTGCGGTCTGTCGTCCTGGGAGTTCGACAACCTGGAGGCAGGCCAGTCGCTGTTCGCGCCGGACGCGGCCGCCTCGTACGCCTCCTTCGTCATCGACGTGGGGGCCGGTTACGCCGCCTACGAAACGACCCTGCGGCAGCAGTCGCCGAAGTTCTTCAAGACGACCACCGCCAAGGAGCGCAGGCTGGGGCGGCAGGCGGGGGAGGTCCGGTTCGTCTTCGACGAGCGGGACCCGGCGGCGCTCGCACAGCTCATGGAGTGGAAGTCCGCGCAGTACCGCCGCACCGGGCGGCGCGACCGGTTCGCGCAGGACTGGATCAACACCCTGGTGCAGCAGCTCGCCCACACCCGCGCGCCCGGCTGCTCGGGGCTGCTCTCCGTGCTGTACGTCGCGGACCAGCCGGTCGCCGCCCACTTCGGGCTCCGCTCGGCCACGGTCCTGGCCTGCTGGTTCCCGGCGTACGACCCGGAGTTCGCGAAGTACTCGCCGGGTCTGGTGCTCCATCTGCGGATGGCCGAGGCCGCGGCGGCCGAGGGCATCGGGATGCTGGACCTCGGACGGGGCGCCGCCGAGTACAAGGACGCGCTGAAGACCGGCGAGATACCGGTGTACGAGGGGGCGTCCACCCGGCCCGGGGCGGGCGCGGTGCTGCACTGGATCGGGCGCGAGCCGTCCCGCCGGGCGCACGGATTCGTACGGGACCGGCCGCGGCTCGCCGAGCTCGCGCAGCGCGGCCTCAAACAGGCCGGGCGGTTGCGCGGCGTCGGAAAGTAG
- a CDS encoding MurR/RpiR family transcriptional regulator, translated as MSDSPAARLQLLFEGRRLTPTQRRIAHCMVRRAADVPFLSSVELAELAGVSQPSVTRFAVALGFDGYPALRRHLREVAPVATGEPAQSTYNEYQQAVRAEIENLQHLAGLLADPRPVEQAGRLLAASRPLPVLGLRAASSQARGFAYFAAKVHPDVRLLDEGGTMLADRIDAALRAGASALLCFALPRHPREVVEALGYAQSAGLTVVTVADSAFAPVAKYSDLLIPAAVGTGLAFDTACAPMLLGRVLLEAMCDDLPDAQARLEEFDAKAAARGLFVE; from the coding sequence ATGAGCGACAGCCCTGCCGCACGGCTCCAACTGCTCTTCGAGGGACGCCGGTTGACCCCGACCCAGCGGCGGATCGCGCACTGCATGGTGCGCCGCGCGGCCGACGTGCCGTTCCTGTCCAGTGTCGAGCTCGCCGAACTCGCCGGAGTCAGCCAGCCGTCGGTGACCCGGTTCGCGGTCGCCCTCGGCTTCGACGGCTACCCGGCGCTCCGCCGCCACCTGCGCGAAGTGGCTCCGGTCGCCACCGGCGAACCCGCGCAGAGCACGTACAACGAGTACCAGCAGGCGGTGCGGGCCGAGATCGAGAACCTCCAGCACCTGGCCGGGCTGCTCGCCGATCCGCGCCCGGTCGAGCAGGCGGGGCGGCTGCTCGCCGCGTCCCGGCCGCTGCCCGTGCTCGGTCTGCGCGCGGCCTCCTCGCAGGCCCGCGGCTTCGCCTACTTCGCGGCCAAGGTCCACCCCGATGTGCGCCTGCTCGACGAGGGCGGCACGATGCTGGCCGACCGGATCGACGCGGCGCTGCGGGCCGGGGCCTCGGCGCTGCTGTGCTTCGCGCTGCCGCGGCACCCCCGGGAGGTCGTCGAGGCGCTCGGGTACGCGCAGTCCGCCGGGCTCACCGTGGTCACGGTCGCGGACTCGGCGTTCGCGCCGGTTGCCAAGTACAGCGACCTCCTGATCCCGGCGGCCGTGGGGACCGGGCTCGCCTTCGACACGGCGTGCGCGCCGATGCTGCTCGGCCGGGTCCTCCTGGAGGCCATGTGCGACGACCTGCCGGACGCGCAGGCACGCCTGGAGGAGTTCGACGCGAAGGCCGCCGCGCGCGGCCTGTTCGTGGAGTAG
- the hutI gene encoding imidazolonepropionase: protein MRATLVHNIASLVTNDPEKGDGPLGLIRDAALVVEDGKVAWVGPAQAAPPTDDAHDAQARAVIPGFVDSHSHLVFAGDRTQEFNARMSGQAYAAGGIRTTVAATRAASDEQLSANVARYIAEALHQGTTTQETKSGYGLTVADEARALRIAAGHTDEVTYLGAHILAPEYADDPAGYVELVTGEMLNACAPYARWVDVFCEKGAFDGDQARAILTAGKAAGLLPRVHANQLTYGPGVQLAVELEAASADHCTHLTDADVDALANSATVATLLPGAEFSTRAQWPDARRLLDAGATVALSTDCNPGSSFTSSMPFCIALAVRDMKMTPDEAIWSATAGGAAALRRTDIGRLTPGARADLAFLDAPSHVHLAYRPGVPLVSEVWRAGRPV, encoded by the coding sequence ATGCGCGCCACCCTCGTACACAACATCGCCTCCCTCGTCACCAACGACCCCGAGAAGGGAGACGGCCCCCTCGGCCTCATTCGCGACGCCGCCCTCGTCGTCGAAGACGGCAAGGTCGCCTGGGTGGGGCCCGCCCAGGCCGCCCCGCCCACCGACGACGCCCACGACGCACAGGCCCGCGCCGTGATCCCCGGCTTCGTGGACTCCCACTCGCACCTCGTCTTCGCGGGCGACCGCACCCAGGAGTTCAACGCCCGCATGTCCGGTCAGGCATACGCCGCCGGCGGCATCCGCACCACCGTCGCCGCCACCCGGGCCGCGTCCGACGAGCAGCTGAGCGCCAACGTCGCCCGGTACATCGCCGAGGCGCTGCACCAGGGCACCACCACCCAGGAGACCAAGTCCGGCTACGGCCTGACCGTCGCCGACGAGGCCCGCGCGCTGCGCATCGCGGCCGGGCACACCGACGAGGTCACCTACCTCGGCGCGCACATCCTTGCCCCCGAGTACGCCGACGACCCGGCCGGTTACGTCGAGCTGGTCACCGGTGAGATGCTCAACGCTTGTGCCCCGTACGCCCGTTGGGTCGACGTCTTCTGCGAGAAGGGCGCCTTCGACGGCGACCAGGCGCGCGCGATCCTCACCGCGGGCAAGGCCGCCGGGCTGCTGCCGCGCGTCCACGCCAACCAGCTGACGTACGGGCCCGGCGTGCAGCTCGCCGTCGAGTTGGAGGCCGCGTCCGCCGACCACTGCACCCACCTCACCGACGCCGACGTGGACGCCCTCGCCAACAGCGCGACGGTCGCGACCCTGCTGCCCGGCGCCGAGTTCTCCACCCGGGCTCAATGGCCGGACGCCAGGCGGCTGTTGGACGCGGGCGCCACGGTCGCCCTGTCCACCGACTGCAACCCGGGGTCCTCCTTCACGTCCTCGATGCCGTTCTGCATCGCGCTCGCCGTACGGGACATGAAGATGACGCCGGACGAGGCGATCTGGTCGGCGACCGCGGGCGGCGCGGCCGCGCTGCGCCGCACCGACATCGGCCGCCTCACTCCCGGCGCCCGCGCCGACCTGGCGTTCCTGGACGCGCCCTCGCACGTCCACCTCGCCTACCGGCCCGGTGTTCCGCTGGTCAGCGAGGTCTGGCGGGCGGGCCGCCCGGTCTGA
- a CDS encoding diaminopimelate decarboxylase: MTSQARSAAARTASPATSAVTGTASAAAQRREQAVRAAVEQGLAGPDVPIVALLDTTGIRTSAAALRDAFAAVTDAPVLHAFAVKACPLVPVLRLLHAEGLGAEVASPGELALATAAGVPPADTVLDSPAKTPAELREALALGIAVNADNPQELSRLDALVGSARPSSPVGLRVNPQLGAGSIEALSTATATSKFGVALLDEGAREWVVRAYAERPWLTRAHTHSGSQGVALPLMAQGVRAVYELAEEINAAAGRRQVDTLDIGGGLPVNFASDEETPTYAAYAQLLKDEVPGLFDGRYALVTEFGRSLLAKHGTVLARVEYAKTSGGRPIAVTHAGVQIAARTVYAPASWPLRIEAYDAKGRPKTGPAVAQDIAGPACFAGDLLAENRPLPLLDQGDYAGVLDTGAYYFAHHYSYNSLARPGIYGFTGDAEGVRFATVRTPQPISDLVAEAGGGHADALLADGA, translated from the coding sequence ATGACTTCCCAGGCACGGTCCGCGGCGGCCCGCACAGCATCACCGGCGACATCGGCGGTGACCGGCACAGCGTCAGCGGCGGCGCAGCGCCGCGAGCAGGCCGTACGGGCAGCTGTCGAACAGGGCCTTGCGGGGCCCGACGTCCCCATCGTCGCCCTCCTCGACACCACCGGCATCCGCACGAGCGCGGCCGCCCTGCGGGACGCCTTCGCCGCCGTGACCGACGCGCCCGTACTGCACGCCTTCGCCGTGAAGGCCTGCCCGCTGGTCCCGGTCCTGCGGCTGCTGCACGCCGAGGGCCTGGGCGCCGAGGTCGCGAGCCCCGGCGAACTGGCGCTGGCCACGGCCGCCGGGGTGCCGCCCGCCGACACCGTGCTCGACTCCCCCGCCAAGACCCCCGCCGAGCTGCGCGAAGCGCTCGCCTTGGGCATCGCCGTCAACGCCGACAACCCCCAGGAGCTGTCCCGCCTGGACGCGCTCGTGGGGTCGGCGCGGCCCTCCTCGCCGGTGGGGCTGCGGGTCAACCCGCAGCTCGGCGCCGGGTCCATCGAGGCGCTGTCCACGGCGACGGCCACCTCCAAGTTCGGAGTGGCGCTGCTCGACGAGGGCGCCCGGGAGTGGGTCGTGCGCGCCTATGCCGAGCGTCCCTGGCTGACCCGGGCGCACACGCACTCCGGCTCGCAGGGCGTGGCGCTCCCCCTCATGGCCCAAGGCGTCCGGGCGGTCTACGAACTCGCCGAGGAGATCAACGCGGCGGCCGGGCGGCGCCAGGTCGACACGCTCGACATCGGCGGCGGCCTTCCGGTCAACTTCGCCTCCGACGAGGAGACGCCGACGTACGCCGCCTACGCACAGCTCCTGAAGGACGAGGTGCCGGGCCTGTTCGACGGGCGGTACGCCCTGGTGACCGAGTTCGGCCGCTCACTGCTCGCCAAGCACGGCACGGTCCTCGCCCGGGTCGAGTACGCCAAGACCTCGGGCGGGCGCCCCATCGCGGTCACCCACGCCGGGGTGCAGATCGCCGCCCGCACCGTGTACGCGCCCGCCTCCTGGCCGCTGCGGATCGAGGCGTACGACGCGAAGGGCCGCCCCAAGACGGGTCCGGCCGTCGCCCAGGACATCGCGGGCCCGGCCTGCTTCGCGGGCGACCTGCTCGCCGAGAACCGCCCGCTGCCGCTGCTCGACCAGGGCGACTACGCGGGAGTCCTTGACACCGGGGCGTACTACTTCGCCCACCACTACTCCTACAACTCCCTTGCCCGGCCCGGGATTTACGGATTCACCGGGGACGCGGAGGGCGTCCGCTTCGCCACCGTGCGCACCCCGCAGCCGATCTCGGACCTGGTCGCCGAGGCGGGCGGCGGACACGCGGACGCCCTGCTCGCCGACGGCGCCTGA
- a CDS encoding allantoate amidohydrolase, protein MWRDLAPIGRDADTRGYRRYAWTAADADCRAWFQAQAAARDLTYEVDGNGNQWAWAGDPAAGDAVVTGSHLDSVPDGGAFDGPLGVVSSFAALDELRRRGVEFTRPVAITNFGDEEGARFGLACVGSRLTAGQLTVEAAHRLRDTDGISLPQAMERAGYDPDAIGPDPGRLARIGAFVELHVEQGRALDLSGDAVGIASAIWPHGRWRFDFAGEANHAGTTRLVDRRDPMLTYAETVLAARREAELAGAVATFGKISCEPNGVNAVPSLVRGWLDSRAADQDTLDTVVAAIERAAKERAERDGIDLSVVRESFTPVVEFEHALRDEIGKILGGGTPVLGTGAGHDAGILSGSIPTAMLFVRNPSGVSHSPAEFAGEDDCVAGVLALADVLEGLACR, encoded by the coding sequence ATGTGGCGAGACCTCGCGCCCATCGGGCGCGACGCCGACACCCGGGGCTACCGGCGCTACGCCTGGACCGCGGCGGACGCCGACTGCCGTGCCTGGTTCCAGGCGCAGGCCGCCGCCCGCGACCTCACCTACGAGGTCGACGGGAACGGAAACCAGTGGGCCTGGGCCGGAGACCCGGCGGCCGGCGACGCGGTGGTCACCGGGTCGCACCTCGACTCCGTGCCCGACGGCGGCGCCTTCGACGGCCCCCTCGGCGTCGTGTCCTCCTTCGCCGCACTCGACGAACTCAGGCGCCGGGGAGTGGAGTTCACCAGGCCGGTCGCCATCACCAACTTCGGCGACGAGGAAGGCGCCCGGTTCGGGCTCGCCTGCGTGGGGTCGCGCCTGACCGCCGGACAGCTCACCGTCGAGGCCGCGCACCGGTTGCGCGACACCGACGGGATCAGCCTCCCGCAGGCCATGGAGCGGGCCGGGTACGACCCGGACGCCATCGGCCCCGACCCGGGGCGGCTCGCCCGCATCGGCGCGTTCGTGGAGCTGCACGTCGAGCAGGGCCGCGCGCTCGACCTGAGCGGGGACGCCGTCGGCATCGCCTCGGCCATCTGGCCGCACGGGCGGTGGCGGTTCGACTTCGCGGGTGAGGCCAACCACGCCGGCACCACCCGCCTCGTCGACCGGCGCGACCCCATGCTGACGTATGCCGAGACCGTCCTCGCCGCCCGGCGCGAGGCCGAACTCGCGGGCGCCGTCGCCACGTTCGGCAAGATCTCCTGCGAGCCCAACGGCGTCAACGCGGTCCCGTCCCTGGTGCGCGGCTGGCTCGACTCGCGCGCCGCCGACCAGGACACCCTGGACACCGTCGTCGCCGCGATCGAGCGGGCCGCGAAGGAGCGGGCCGAGCGGGACGGGATCGACCTGAGCGTGGTGCGGGAGTCCTTCACCCCCGTGGTGGAGTTCGAGCACGCGCTGCGGGACGAGATCGGCAAGATCCTCGGCGGCGGCACCCCCGTCCTGGGAACCGGCGCCGGACACGACGCCGGAATCCTGTCGGGCTCGATCCCGACCGCCATGCTGTTCGTGCGCAACCCCTCCGGCGTTTCGCACTCCCCGGCCGAGTTCGCCGGCGAGGACGACTGCGTGGCCGGGGTGCTCGCACTCGCCGACGTACTGGAGGGCCTGGCGTGCAGGTGA
- the hutU gene encoding urocanate hydratase, which yields MSGPRPVRAPRGTELSALGWQQEAALRMLQNNLDPEVAEHPDKLVVYGGTGKAARDWRSFDAMVRTLRTLKQDETMLVQSGRPVGVMQTHEWAPRVLIANSNLVGDWANWEEFRRLEQLGLTMYGQMTAGSWIYIGTQGILQGTYETFAAVAAKKFNGTLAGTITLTAGLGGMGGAQPLAVTMNDGVAICIDVDPRAIERRIEHRYLDVRADSVEHALQLAVEARDARKPLSIGLLGNAAELLPRMLAEGAPIDIVTDQTSAHDPLSYLPVGVEFDDMAAYAAKDPAGFTTRARESMARHVEAMVGFMDAGSEVFDYGNSIRGEAQLAGYERAFAFPGFVPAYIRPLFCEGKGPFRWAALSGEASDIHKTDKAMLELFPENESLHRWIKMAGERVHFQGLPARICWLGYGERDKAGERFNDMVASGELAAPLAIGRDHLDCGSVASPYRETEAMLDGSDAIADWPLLNAMVNVASGASWVSIHHGGGVGMGRSIHAGQVSVADGTKLAGEKIRRVLTNDPGMGVIRHVDAGYDIAERVADDKGVRVPMREGEGE from the coding sequence ATGTCAGGACCCCGCCCCGTACGGGCACCGCGCGGTACGGAACTGAGCGCCCTGGGATGGCAGCAGGAAGCCGCGCTGCGCATGCTCCAGAACAACCTCGACCCCGAGGTCGCCGAGCACCCCGACAAGCTCGTCGTCTACGGCGGCACCGGCAAGGCCGCCCGCGACTGGCGCTCCTTCGACGCCATGGTGCGTACGCTCAGGACCCTCAAGCAGGACGAGACGATGCTCGTCCAGTCCGGCCGCCCGGTCGGCGTGATGCAGACCCACGAGTGGGCGCCGCGCGTCCTGATCGCCAACTCCAACCTGGTCGGCGACTGGGCGAACTGGGAGGAGTTCCGCCGCCTGGAGCAGCTGGGCCTGACCATGTACGGCCAGATGACGGCCGGCTCCTGGATCTACATCGGCACCCAGGGCATCCTCCAGGGCACGTACGAGACGTTCGCGGCCGTCGCCGCGAAGAAGTTCAACGGCACCCTCGCCGGCACCATCACCCTCACCGCCGGTCTCGGCGGCATGGGCGGCGCCCAGCCGCTCGCCGTCACCATGAACGACGGCGTCGCCATCTGCATCGACGTCGACCCGCGTGCCATCGAGCGCCGCATCGAGCACCGCTACCTGGACGTGCGCGCCGACTCCGTCGAGCACGCGCTCCAGCTGGCCGTCGAGGCGCGCGACGCCCGCAAGCCGCTCTCCATCGGCCTGCTCGGCAACGCGGCCGAGCTGCTCCCGCGCATGCTCGCCGAGGGCGCCCCCATCGACATCGTGACCGACCAGACCTCGGCCCACGACCCGCTGTCCTATCTGCCGGTGGGCGTCGAGTTCGACGACATGGCGGCGTACGCGGCCAAGGACCCGGCCGGCTTCACCACCCGGGCCCGCGAGTCGATGGCCCGGCACGTCGAAGCCATGGTCGGCTTCATGGACGCGGGCTCCGAGGTCTTCGACTACGGCAACTCCATCCGTGGCGAGGCCCAACTCGCCGGTTACGAGCGGGCGTTCGCCTTCCCCGGGTTCGTGCCCGCCTACATCCGCCCGCTCTTCTGCGAGGGCAAGGGCCCGTTCCGCTGGGCCGCGCTGTCCGGCGAGGCATCGGACATCCACAAGACCGACAAGGCGATGCTCGAACTCTTCCCGGAGAACGAGTCCCTGCACCGCTGGATCAAGATGGCGGGGGAGCGGGTCCACTTCCAGGGCCTGCCCGCCCGCATCTGCTGGCTCGGCTACGGCGAGCGCGACAAGGCCGGCGAGCGCTTCAACGACATGGTCGCCAGCGGTGAACTGGCGGCGCCGCTGGCCATCGGCCGCGACCACCTCGACTGCGGTTCGGTGGCCTCCCCCTACCGCGAGACCGAGGCGATGCTCGACGGCTCCGACGCGATCGCAGACTGGCCGCTCCTGAACGCCATGGTCAACGTGGCCTCCGGCGCGTCCTGGGTCTCCATCCACCACGGTGGCGGGGTCGGCATGGGCCGCTCCATCCACGCCGGGCAGGTGTCGGTGGCCGACGGCACGAAGCTGGCGGGCGAGAAGATCCGCCGCGTCCTGACGAACGACCCCGGGATGGGCGTCATCCGGCACGTCGACGCCGGGTACGACATCGCGGAGCGGGTGGCCGACGACAAGGGCGTTCGCGTGCCGATGCGGGAGGGTGAGGGCGAGTGA
- a CDS encoding formimidoylglutamate deiminase, giving the protein MQVTYWLEHAWIDPEVEPGVVVDVADGGRIAAVRTGVEQPPPGAVALRGFTVPGLANAHSHAFHRALRSTVQVGSGTFWTWREVMYQVASRLTPDSYHALARAVYAEMALAGVTAVGEFHYLHHAPGGTPYDDPNAMGEALIAAAAEAGIRITLLDTAYLSSGFGAAPNQHQLRFSDGTAEAWAERCSALKERGHARIGAAIHSVRAVPAGELSTVAQWAEARRAPLHVHLSEQTAENDACLDAYGLTPTQLLREHGVLGPRTTGVHNTHLTDGDISLLGSTGTGTCMCPTTERDLADGIGPALALQRAGSPLSLGSDSHAVIDILEEARAMELNERLRTRTRGHWTAAALLRAATVDGQAALGWHEAGRIQTGALADLTTIALDSVRTAGAVPRLAAETAVFAASAADVRQVVVGGRQVVRDGSHALIPDVASALSEAIASLRP; this is encoded by the coding sequence GTGCAGGTGACGTACTGGCTGGAGCACGCCTGGATCGATCCCGAGGTCGAGCCGGGCGTGGTGGTCGACGTGGCGGACGGCGGCCGGATCGCCGCCGTGCGCACCGGAGTCGAGCAGCCGCCGCCCGGCGCCGTCGCACTGCGCGGGTTCACAGTGCCCGGTCTCGCCAACGCCCACTCGCACGCCTTCCACCGGGCCCTGCGCTCCACCGTGCAGGTCGGCTCCGGGACCTTCTGGACCTGGCGCGAGGTCATGTACCAGGTCGCGTCCCGGCTCACCCCGGACTCGTACCACGCGCTCGCGCGCGCCGTGTACGCGGAGATGGCGCTCGCCGGGGTCACCGCCGTCGGCGAGTTCCACTACCTCCACCACGCGCCGGGCGGCACCCCGTACGACGACCCCAACGCGATGGGCGAGGCGCTGATCGCCGCGGCCGCCGAGGCGGGCATCCGCATCACCCTGCTCGACACCGCCTACCTCTCCTCGGGCTTCGGAGCCGCCCCGAACCAGCACCAGCTCCGCTTCTCCGATGGCACCGCCGAGGCCTGGGCGGAACGCTGCTCGGCTCTCAAGGAGCGGGGCCACGCCAGGATCGGCGCGGCCATCCACTCCGTACGGGCCGTCCCCGCAGGGGAGTTGAGCACGGTCGCCCAATGGGCCGAGGCGCGGCGGGCCCCGCTGCATGTGCACCTCTCCGAGCAGACGGCGGAGAACGACGCCTGCCTCGACGCCTACGGTCTGACGCCCACCCAGCTGCTCAGGGAGCACGGGGTGCTGGGGCCGCGCACCACCGGCGTCCACAACACGCACCTGACGGACGGGGACATCTCGCTGCTCGGCTCCACCGGTACGGGCACCTGTATGTGCCCCACCACCGAACGCGACCTCGCGGACGGCATCGGTCCCGCGCTCGCCCTCCAGCGGGCCGGCTCCCCCCTCTCGCTCGGCAGCGACAGCCATGCCGTGATCGACATCCTGGAGGAGGCGCGGGCGATGGAGCTGAACGAGCGGCTCCGTACGCGGACCCGCGGGCACTGGACGGCGGCGGCGCTGCTGCGGGCCGCCACCGTCGACGGGCAGGCGGCCCTGGGCTGGCACGAGGCGGGCCGCATCCAAACCGGTGCCCTCGCCGACCTCACCACGATCGCGCTGGACTCCGTCCGTACGGCGGGGGCGGTGCCTCGGCTGGCCGCGGAGACGGCGGTGTTCGCGGCGTCGGCGGCGGACGTGCGGCAGGTGGTGGTGGGCGGCCGTCAGGTGGTGCGGGACGGGTCCCACGCCCTGATACCCGACGTGGCGTCGGCCCTGTCCGAAGCGATCGCCTCCCTGAGACCGTAG